A region from the Agarivorans sp. Alg241-V36 genome encodes:
- a CDS encoding glycosyl transferase: protein MADFYQNGIVTTLHNLTDRPLEELEQELIAFSKVRPMSLVLPSLFSELERPALATIVEELAKVPYLSEIIIGLDCATEEQFAYAKEYFSGLPQHVRILWNDGPRLRALDAQLAEHNLAPKEPGKGRNVWYCFGYALASGKSKAVGLHDCDIITYDRSMLARLMYPVANPLFNYEFCKGFYARHADGKLNGRVARLLVTPLLKALKKIEGYDDYLEYLDSFRYSLAGEFSMQSDVLNDLRIPSDWGLEIGVLSEIYRNHSTNRICQVDIADVYDHKHQDLSLDNLDAGLAKMATDISKAVIRKLATQGHTFSPGKLRSLKATYYRMALDFIENYHADALINGLTLDRHSEEDAVELFSKAVMQAGETFLENPSATPFIPSWNRVQSAAPDFLERLYEAVEADNC, encoded by the coding sequence ATGGCTGATTTTTATCAAAACGGTATTGTGACGACCTTACATAACTTAACTGATCGCCCACTCGAAGAGTTAGAACAGGAGCTCATAGCGTTTTCAAAAGTTAGACCTATGAGTTTAGTTCTACCTTCGTTATTTTCGGAGCTAGAGCGCCCAGCATTAGCCACCATTGTTGAAGAGTTAGCCAAGGTACCTTACCTAAGCGAAATCATCATTGGTTTAGATTGCGCCACCGAGGAGCAATTTGCTTACGCTAAAGAATACTTCTCGGGTTTGCCACAGCACGTACGTATTTTATGGAACGACGGCCCTCGCCTGCGCGCCTTAGACGCTCAACTAGCAGAGCATAACCTTGCGCCTAAAGAGCCCGGTAAAGGCAGAAACGTATGGTATTGTTTTGGTTATGCCTTGGCATCTGGTAAAAGCAAAGCGGTAGGTTTGCACGACTGTGACATTATTACCTACGATCGAAGCATGCTGGCTCGCCTAATGTACCCAGTAGCCAACCCACTATTTAACTACGAATTCTGTAAAGGCTTTTACGCCCGCCATGCCGATGGCAAATTAAATGGCCGTGTAGCGCGCTTATTGGTAACACCACTATTAAAAGCTTTGAAGAAAATTGAAGGTTATGATGATTACCTAGAATATCTTGATAGCTTCCGCTACTCGTTAGCGGGTGAGTTTTCGATGCAGTCAGACGTATTGAATGACTTGCGCATTCCATCAGACTGGGGATTAGAGATTGGGGTATTGTCAGAAATTTACCGCAACCATTCTACCAACCGAATTTGTCAGGTAGACATCGCTGATGTATACGACCATAAACACCAAGACTTAAGCCTAGATAACCTTGATGCAGGCTTAGCCAAAATGGCCACCGACATTAGTAAGGCTGTAATTCGCAAACTGGCTACTCAAGGGCATACTTTTAGCCCTGGTAAATTACGCAGCTTAAAAGCCACCTACTACCGCATGGCCTTAGATTTCATTGAAAACTACCATGCAGACGCCTTAATTAATGGTTTAACCCTAGACCGTCACTCCGAAGAAGATGCTGTAGAGCTGTTTTCTAAAGCGGTAATGCAAGCGGGAGAAACCTTCTTAGAAAATCCTTCTGCCACGCCATTCATTCCAAGCTGGAACCGCGTACAAAGTGCAGCTCCAGACTTTTTAGAACGCTTATACGAAGCAGTGGAAGCCGATAACTGCTAG
- a CDS encoding XRE family transcriptional regulator produces MPELDSEGYEFFGLKDAEIRGMLIERIEFLMANLSWSKKTLADKAGLPSSSMYSKLDREGSGQLTLIDICAIAKAMDISVVQLLPLTAAERILGGKPPAKASMLKMWDVLLSRSAEELEVIYNIDKILHDKK; encoded by the coding sequence ATGCCAGAATTAGACTCTGAGGGCTATGAATTTTTTGGATTAAAGGATGCTGAGATTCGAGGAATGCTTATCGAGCGAATCGAATTTTTGATGGCTAACTTGTCGTGGTCGAAAAAAACCTTGGCTGATAAAGCCGGATTACCCTCTAGCTCCATGTATAGTAAATTAGATAGAGAGGGCAGTGGGCAACTAACCCTAATAGATATCTGTGCGATAGCAAAAGCTATGGATATCAGCGTGGTGCAATTACTACCTTTAACTGCCGCAGAGCGCATTTTAGGCGGAAAGCCTCCTGCTAAAGCGTCAATGTTAAAAATGTGGGACGTGTTGCTTTCACGAAGTGCCGAAGAGTTAGAGGTAATCTACAACATCGACAAAATACTGCACGACAAGAAATAG
- a CDS encoding methyl-accepting chemotaxis protein → MQLTQQEKHWLPIFGNSGKLAMRKACWLNRKRKPQLEQTFESISNTRVKLLQGWANTQWDFLQDAMFYLATKPLEQQPEMLSQLLSRNNDFSELFIVDLQGKVSASSYKPHTGQVAASKQALQQGLSQQFLHGPYQDPRTLAPGPSSSKFHDQVTLMFYQPLEVNSEVVGCLCGRVPNDVLGDLIQREAGHIYSESGDNYIFMVDANFDQTIKPGTALSRSRFEDNTFSHGENLKSGVSTDWGTVKVAKHTEFEIRFTDPATNELHPGVRETIKNGSNLFIDYPGYSDYRHIPVIGKGITFQLRGSLDRWGMMCEADLEEVYRHRSLSHKLSNKYLASSLFSLVPPLVIAQQFELSINQLAGLLVLFAALSFFGFKQIVAKPLARRLENMSGVIQTIAEGDGDLKRRLDANKFKPDETGDLGRWINSFIDNLEGVVGGIIYASNEVKQVSSSMLRRCGVVDNCTQQTSNSIDSLLNLAQHQQTDIVKATQSAENLQQVMTDMVENAETEYQHAVENTQEIKRIVEASAKSVNQVNDEMKQIEDIVKLITEITEQTNLLALNAAIEAARAGEHGRGFSVVADEVRNLATRTSEAAKHIGNTMGKLRVKTETAVDYMEQGVKNVDQSSALLDSGSRSDELQQAVESMFTTINMIAGNSERHSETAEQAQVTTSSLELSSQQLTRRTTLVKNSIIRLHQLVERFEVTKAA, encoded by the coding sequence ATGCAACTCACACAACAAGAAAAACACTGGCTACCTATTTTTGGTAACAGCGGAAAACTGGCTATGCGTAAAGCCTGCTGGTTAAACCGCAAACGAAAACCACAACTTGAACAAACCTTCGAAAGCATTTCCAATACACGGGTAAAGCTTTTACAAGGCTGGGCAAATACCCAATGGGACTTTCTTCAAGATGCGATGTTTTATCTCGCGACCAAACCCTTAGAACAGCAACCAGAAATGCTGTCCCAATTACTAAGCCGCAATAATGACTTCTCAGAATTATTTATTGTAGATTTACAAGGCAAAGTGAGCGCCAGCAGCTATAAGCCACATACCGGGCAAGTAGCTGCCAGTAAGCAAGCCTTGCAACAAGGTCTTAGTCAGCAATTTTTGCACGGTCCTTACCAAGATCCGCGCACCCTTGCGCCTGGCCCATCTAGCTCAAAATTTCATGACCAAGTCACGCTCATGTTCTACCAACCTTTAGAGGTAAACAGCGAAGTGGTGGGTTGCTTATGTGGCCGAGTGCCTAACGATGTTTTGGGTGACTTAATTCAGCGCGAAGCTGGCCACATTTATAGTGAGTCGGGCGACAATTACATCTTTATGGTGGATGCCAATTTCGACCAAACTATTAAACCAGGCACCGCATTGTCTCGCTCACGCTTTGAAGACAATACCTTTTCTCATGGAGAAAACTTAAAGTCTGGAGTAAGCACAGATTGGGGCACCGTAAAAGTTGCCAAGCATACAGAGTTTGAAATTAGGTTTACTGACCCAGCCACTAATGAGCTACACCCAGGTGTGAGAGAAACCATTAAAAATGGCAGTAACCTGTTTATCGATTACCCCGGTTATTCTGATTACCGACACATTCCGGTAATTGGCAAAGGCATCACCTTTCAGCTACGAGGCTCGCTTGATCGCTGGGGCATGATGTGTGAAGCCGATCTTGAAGAGGTATATCGCCATCGCTCACTAAGTCATAAGCTGAGCAACAAATACTTAGCCAGCTCGCTATTTAGCCTAGTGCCTCCCTTAGTTATTGCTCAACAATTTGAGCTTAGCATTAATCAGCTTGCTGGTTTGCTGGTGTTATTTGCAGCCCTCAGCTTTTTTGGCTTTAAACAAATCGTGGCCAAGCCATTGGCTAGGCGTTTAGAAAACATGAGCGGCGTGATTCAAACCATTGCAGAGGGCGATGGCGACTTAAAACGCCGCTTAGATGCCAATAAGTTTAAACCAGATGAAACCGGCGATTTAGGACGCTGGATTAACAGCTTTATTGATAACCTAGAAGGCGTAGTTGGCGGTATTATTTACGCGTCTAACGAGGTTAAGCAGGTGAGTAGTTCTATGTTACGCCGCTGCGGAGTGGTTGATAATTGTACCCAACAAACCTCTAACTCCATCGACTCGCTGCTCAACTTAGCGCAACACCAACAAACCGACATTGTTAAAGCGACGCAATCTGCCGAAAACCTACAGCAAGTAATGACCGACATGGTGGAAAATGCCGAAACCGAATACCAGCATGCCGTAGAAAATACTCAAGAAATCAAACGCATTGTTGAAGCTTCAGCCAAAAGCGTTAACCAAGTTAATGATGAAATGAAGCAAATTGAAGACATTGTGAAGTTAATTACTGAGATTACCGAGCAAACCAACTTATTGGCGTTAAATGCAGCCATTGAAGCTGCCCGAGCCGGTGAACATGGCCGTGGCTTCTCGGTAGTCGCCGACGAAGTAAGAAACCTAGCCACGCGAACCTCAGAGGCGGCCAAGCACATTGGCAACACCATGGGTAAACTACGTGTAAAAACCGAAACAGCGGTAGATTACATGGAGCAAGGTGTTAAAAACGTAGACCAAAGCTCTGCCCTGCTGGACTCTGGCAGCCGCAGCGACGAACTACAACAAGCAGTAGAAAGCATGTTTACCACCATTAACATGATTGCCGGCAACAGTGAACGCCACAGCGAAACGGCTGAGCAGGCTCAAGTAACGACTTCTTCCTTGGAGTTATCATCGCAGCAATTAACTCGCCGAACTACGTTAGTGAAAAACTCTATTATTCGCCTGCATCAATTGGTTGAGCGCTTTGAAGTAACCAAAGCAGCATAA
- the galU gene encoding UTP--glucose-1-phosphate uridylyltransferase GalU, which produces MIKKCLFPVAGYGTRFLPATKSMPKEMLPIVNKPLVQYGVEEAVAADMSDMAFITGRGKRAIADHFDISYELENEIAGTSKEAYLKEIRHLVDNVDCTFTRQKKMMGLGHAVLCGETLIGQEPFGVVLADDLCFGDDGGVLAQMTKLYEQFRCSIIAVMEVPREEAHKYGVIEGEALRDDLFRVTSMVEKPAKGEEPSNLAVIGRYILTPDIFSLIRDTKPGKNGEIQLTDALLTQAQNGCVMAYKFKGKRFDCGSVEGFVEATNYCFENLYGK; this is translated from the coding sequence ATGATTAAGAAATGTTTATTTCCAGTTGCAGGCTATGGCACCCGCTTTCTACCCGCTACCAAGTCTATGCCTAAAGAAATGTTGCCCATCGTAAACAAACCTCTGGTTCAATACGGTGTAGAAGAGGCAGTAGCTGCAGACATGAGTGACATGGCCTTTATTACCGGCCGGGGTAAACGCGCAATTGCCGACCACTTTGATATTAGTTATGAGCTCGAAAACGAAATTGCTGGCACCAGCAAAGAAGCCTACTTAAAAGAAATTCGTCATTTAGTCGACAATGTAGACTGTACCTTTACTCGCCAGAAGAAAATGATGGGACTTGGTCACGCAGTATTGTGTGGCGAAACCTTAATTGGCCAAGAACCCTTTGGTGTAGTGTTAGCCGATGACTTGTGTTTTGGTGATGACGGCGGCGTACTAGCGCAAATGACCAAGCTTTACGAACAGTTCCGCTGCTCGATTATTGCTGTGATGGAAGTACCTCGAGAAGAAGCCCACAAATACGGGGTTATCGAAGGCGAAGCGCTGCGTGATGACTTATTCCGAGTAACCTCAATGGTAGAAAAACCCGCCAAAGGTGAAGAGCCATCAAACTTAGCGGTTATTGGTCGCTACATTCTAACGCCGGATATTTTCAGCCTAATTCGTGATACTAAACCAGGTAAAAATGGCGAAATTCAACTTACCGACGCACTCCTTACTCAAGCCCAAAACGGCTGTGTAATGGCCTACAAATTTAAAGGTAAGCGATTTGACTGCGGTAGTGTTGAAGGTTTTGTTGAAGCTACCAACTACTGTTTTGAAAACTTATACGGTAAGTAA
- a CDS encoding sugar phosphorylase: MEELELLLKLVYGTSLDPNLSQDIIQKIEQSKAGFPRYQAWSEQDVILITYGDSVLSDELMPLQSLHQFLREYLSGLVSSVHILPFFPFSSDDGFSVIDYYQVNYSLGDWTDVAKLNQDFELMFDLVMNHCSRQSLWFNDFVNGSGEGQDYFVESDPSLDYSAVTRPRTSPLIVDVYTRQGLKHVWATFSDDQIDLNFANPKVLLAFVDIFLFYLKHGARFIRLDAVAFVWKILGTNCIHLPQTHAIVKLLRWVMEQLDPNMVLITETNVPHQENISYFGEGDEAHMVYQFALPPLLLHALNRGNGHYLTAWARDLVALPKGCNYFNFVASHDGIGVRAVEQIIPKHEIADLAESVHNFGGFVSMKSNGDGTQNPYELNISLFDALQGTRTGSDQWQVERFLCSQKLLLSLQGIPGIYIHSLTATENDQLLVEQTGRTRSINRHRWDRQDFEKLLAQEHSSQALVFQRYRDLLALRKTITAFHPESAQRVYDCGDALFVLQRGDAPRGTSNSSRDGLLAVFNLTKYPQQVEHFAQLPQAYQSECEDLLSDEQVTLADYKLKPYQVLWLVP, from the coding sequence ATGGAAGAACTCGAGTTATTACTTAAGCTAGTATATGGAACATCCTTAGACCCCAATTTAAGCCAAGACATCATCCAAAAAATTGAACAAAGCAAAGCTGGCTTTCCTCGTTATCAAGCTTGGTCTGAACAAGACGTAATATTAATTACTTACGGCGATAGCGTATTAAGTGATGAGTTGATGCCGCTACAAAGCTTGCATCAGTTTTTACGCGAGTACTTATCGGGTTTGGTGAGTTCGGTGCATATTCTGCCCTTTTTCCCCTTTAGCTCCGATGATGGCTTCTCGGTGATTGACTACTATCAAGTGAATTACAGCCTTGGTGACTGGACCGATGTAGCCAAGCTAAATCAAGATTTTGAGTTGATGTTTGATTTGGTGATGAATCACTGCTCGCGCCAAAGCCTTTGGTTTAACGATTTTGTAAATGGCTCTGGAGAGGGGCAAGATTACTTTGTTGAATCTGATCCTTCGCTTGATTACAGCGCAGTAACCCGCCCACGAACTAGCCCGCTTATTGTTGATGTATATACCCGCCAAGGCTTGAAGCATGTTTGGGCCACCTTTAGCGATGATCAAATAGATTTAAATTTTGCTAACCCTAAAGTGCTGTTAGCTTTTGTGGATATTTTCTTGTTCTACTTAAAGCATGGTGCGCGTTTTATTCGCCTAGATGCCGTGGCTTTTGTATGGAAGATACTGGGCACTAACTGTATTCACCTGCCACAAACTCACGCCATTGTTAAACTGCTACGTTGGGTGATGGAACAGCTAGACCCGAATATGGTGTTAATCACCGAAACCAACGTGCCTCACCAGGAAAACATTAGTTATTTTGGCGAAGGCGACGAAGCTCACATGGTCTATCAATTTGCGCTACCACCTTTGCTGCTACATGCCTTAAACCGTGGTAATGGCCATTACTTAACGGCTTGGGCGAGGGATTTAGTGGCTTTACCAAAGGGCTGTAACTACTTCAACTTTGTTGCTTCGCATGATGGCATTGGAGTGAGGGCGGTAGAACAGATTATTCCCAAACACGAAATTGCAGACTTGGCAGAGTCGGTACACAACTTTGGTGGCTTTGTGAGTATGAAGTCTAATGGAGACGGCACACAAAACCCTTACGAACTAAACATCTCCTTATTTGATGCGCTGCAGGGTACACGTACCGGATCTGACCAATGGCAAGTTGAGCGCTTTTTATGTAGCCAAAAACTGTTGTTGAGCTTGCAAGGTATTCCGGGCATTTATATTCATAGTTTAACCGCTACCGAAAACGACCAGTTGCTGGTTGAGCAAACTGGCCGTACTCGCTCGATTAACCGCCACCGCTGGGATCGCCAAGATTTTGAGAAACTCTTGGCCCAAGAGCATAGCTCGCAAGCCCTTGTTTTTCAGCGCTATCGCGATTTACTGGCCTTACGTAAAACCATCACTGCTTTTCATCCGGAGTCTGCCCAGCGAGTTTACGACTGCGGTGATGCTCTGTTTGTATTGCAGCGAGGCGATGCACCAAGAGGTACGAGTAATTCCAGTCGAGACGGACTACTAGCGGTATTTAACCTGACTAAGTACCCACAACAAGTTGAGCATTTTGCTCAGCTGCCGCAGGCATATCAATCTGAATGTGAAGACTTACTCAGTGATGAGCAAGTGACTTTGGCGGACTACAAGCTTAAGCCTTATCAGGTGTTGTGGTTGGTGCCTTAA
- a CDS encoding PilZ domain-containing protein, translated as MSKHQITSDRTTIVNTLTKLSPGAMVDIQFSSNKLHRIKAKLVGYQEGAYFAFSLPQHIFTQQKDHMFEGKSCVIRMIVEGDAGLCVAFKTKLITINKKPQIMLFVEYPEQIEFIQLRHKSRINTHLPVVITEQQAASVSAEEASSNMLEGVVLDLSEGGCRIELAAPSQTLSMVFVQIVLRFPLNPEQPIVLNGTIKSQQQTSDKLRVGVQLEANKQLKAVFSKLNMFNHPSLAA; from the coding sequence TTGAGTAAACATCAAATCACCAGTGATAGAACAACCATTGTAAATACTCTTACTAAGTTAAGCCCTGGCGCAATGGTCGATATTCAGTTTTCTTCAAATAAACTGCACCGTATTAAAGCCAAACTGGTGGGCTATCAAGAAGGTGCTTACTTTGCTTTTTCATTGCCTCAACACATTTTCACGCAGCAAAAAGACCATATGTTCGAAGGTAAAAGCTGTGTAATAAGAATGATCGTTGAAGGCGATGCTGGCCTGTGTGTGGCTTTTAAAACCAAGCTCATCACCATAAACAAAAAGCCACAAATCATGCTTTTTGTAGAGTATCCGGAGCAGATCGAGTTTATTCAGCTTCGCCATAAAAGCCGAATCAATACTCACCTACCGGTAGTGATAACTGAACAGCAAGCTGCCAGTGTTTCTGCTGAAGAAGCATCAAGCAACATGTTGGAAGGCGTAGTGCTAGATTTGTCGGAAGGAGGCTGCCGCATTGAGTTAGCAGCGCCATCTCAAACCTTAAGCATGGTGTTTGTACAAATTGTCTTACGTTTTCCCCTAAACCCAGAACAACCGATAGTGCTAAACGGAACAATCAAAAGCCAGCAGCAAACCAGCGACAAATTACGGGTTGGAGTGCAACTTGAAGCAAACAAACAGCTCAAAGCGGTATTTAGCAAGCTAAATATGTTTAATCATCCCAGCCTTGCCGCCTAG
- a CDS encoding mannosyl-3-phosphoglycerate phosphatase, with translation MQYFAKQLSPTELYTTASSLLVFTDLDGTLLDHDSYSFEAALPSLNQLKLLKVPVIFNTSKTFMEVLELQKKMALQQPFAIENGSAVCIPADSPIQHEQLSPINVGKQHWKIKTFGPSYPDICQYLSVLRQQHHFRFQGFNDMNLSEVELNTGLAKYDAQLAKQRMASEPLLWNDSDAQLKVFTEKLAEHNLAVVKGGRFYHVKAKFDKADAMHWLNKVYKDHFQRSFTNIALGDSDNDLSMLEQADIPVVIPRKHSPALVINHPNSCQAPHPGPHGWHQSMQQILHSLLNGA, from the coding sequence ATGCAGTATTTCGCTAAGCAACTATCGCCAACAGAGCTATACACCACTGCCAGTAGCTTACTGGTATTTACGGATTTAGATGGCACCTTGTTAGATCATGATAGTTATAGTTTCGAGGCTGCCTTACCCAGTTTAAACCAGCTAAAGCTGTTAAAAGTGCCGGTTATCTTTAATACCAGTAAAACCTTTATGGAAGTATTAGAGCTACAGAAAAAAATGGCCTTGCAACAACCTTTTGCCATTGAAAACGGCTCAGCCGTTTGCATTCCAGCCGACAGCCCAATACAACATGAGCAACTAAGCCCTATTAATGTGGGCAAACAACATTGGAAAATAAAGACCTTTGGCCCGAGCTATCCCGACATTTGCCAATACCTAAGTGTGTTACGCCAACAGCATCACTTTCGCTTCCAAGGGTTTAATGACATGAATCTAAGCGAAGTAGAGCTTAATACCGGTTTAGCAAAATACGATGCACAATTGGCCAAACAAAGAATGGCCTCAGAGCCGCTACTTTGGAACGACAGCGATGCGCAATTAAAAGTATTTACCGAGAAGCTGGCCGAACACAACCTAGCGGTAGTAAAAGGTGGTCGCTTTTATCATGTAAAAGCTAAGTTCGATAAAGCCGACGCCATGCACTGGCTTAACAAGGTATATAAAGACCATTTTCAGCGCAGTTTTACCAACATTGCCCTGGGTGATAGCGATAACGATTTAAGCATGCTGGAACAAGCCGACATCCCGGTGGTAATTCCACGCAAACACTCACCAGCACTGGTAATAAACCACCCCAATTCTTGCCAAGCGCCCCACCCCGGTCCGCATGGCTGGCATCAATCGATGCAACAAATTTTACATTCCTTACTTAATGGAGCATAA
- the phoB gene encoding phosphate regulon transcriptional regulator PhoB gives MPRKILVVEDEAPIREMLCFVLEQHGYEPIEAADYDQALAKLTEPYPELALLDWMLPGGSGISIIKHMRRHDLTRQIPVIMLTAKGEEEDKVQGLEAGADDYLTKPFSPKELMARVKAVIRRISPTSLEETIEVQGLRLDPVSHRVSVENEPLDMGPTEFKLLHFFMTHPERVYSREQLLNNVWGTNVYVEDRTVDVHIRRLRKAIGLQGYDRLIQTVRGSGYRFSTRVK, from the coding sequence ATGCCCAGGAAGATACTCGTTGTAGAAGATGAAGCTCCAATCCGCGAAATGCTATGTTTTGTATTAGAACAGCATGGCTATGAGCCGATTGAAGCCGCCGACTATGACCAAGCTTTAGCTAAGCTAACAGAACCTTACCCAGAGTTAGCACTGTTAGATTGGATGTTGCCAGGTGGCAGTGGGATTTCAATTATTAAGCACATGCGTCGCCACGATCTTACTCGTCAAATCCCAGTTATTATGCTAACCGCTAAAGGCGAAGAAGAAGACAAGGTTCAAGGTTTAGAAGCCGGTGCAGATGATTATTTAACTAAGCCATTTTCACCGAAAGAATTAATGGCGCGGGTTAAAGCAGTAATTCGCCGTATATCACCAACTTCTTTAGAAGAAACCATTGAAGTACAAGGCTTACGCCTTGATCCGGTTTCTCACCGCGTGAGCGTTGAAAATGAACCCTTGGATATGGGGCCAACAGAGTTTAAGCTACTGCACTTCTTTATGACTCATCCTGAGCGTGTTTATAGTCGTGAGCAGTTGCTCAACAACGTTTGGGGTACTAACGTGTATGTGGAAGACCGTACAGTAGATGTGCATATTCGTCGCTTACGTAAAGCGATTGGCCTTCAAGGATATGACCGTTTAATTCAAACTGTACGAGGTTCCGGTTACCGTTTTTCAACTAGGGTGAAGTAA
- the phoR gene encoding phosphate regulon sensor histidine kinase PhoR: MFVPFSWQRVLWRVALVYSPLFVLGMFTGYTLEMCLLAAVIHIVWMYTQQHKLLDWLYNQRKLSPPHGSGSWEPVFHGIYNMLKRRLGRERELAQLMKYFRLGAEALPDAIVVINQDGAILWCNQLAQGMLGLKWPADAGQHLTNLVRTPKFVNYLRKARFDQPLEIISPVQSNVWLEFRAMPYSQQQLLLVIRDVSQLRKLEKMRKRFVSNVSHELRTPLTVMRGYLEMLDQDEVDPMIWGKARNTMLDQSSRMENLVNQLLTLAKIESASAEDNQETINFSSMVGNLEAEVAGLAKGKQLSFSFDITPDIEIKGDREQLRSAYGNLVSNAIKYCGQPGEIHVSLSLIPQGALFLVKDSGPGIERKHLQRLTERFYRVDKARSRDTGGAGLGLSIVKHALQHHDSQLKIKSSVSKGSTFSFIIPRKLFIQQ, from the coding sequence ATGTTTGTGCCTTTCTCTTGGCAACGAGTATTGTGGCGAGTGGCCTTGGTGTACTCGCCTTTATTTGTTCTGGGTATGTTTACCGGCTATACCCTAGAAATGTGTTTGTTGGCCGCTGTCATTCATATTGTTTGGATGTACACCCAACAGCACAAATTACTCGACTGGTTATATAACCAACGAAAACTCTCCCCGCCCCATGGCTCGGGCAGCTGGGAACCAGTATTTCACGGTATTTACAACATGCTAAAGCGCCGTTTAGGCCGCGAGCGTGAATTAGCCCAATTAATGAAATACTTTCGTTTGGGCGCTGAAGCTTTGCCTGATGCCATTGTAGTGATTAATCAAGATGGCGCCATTTTATGGTGTAACCAGTTAGCGCAAGGCATGCTCGGTTTAAAATGGCCTGCTGATGCTGGGCAACACCTAACTAACCTCGTTCGTACTCCCAAGTTTGTTAACTACCTTCGTAAAGCTCGCTTTGACCAACCCTTAGAAATTATTAGCCCAGTGCAAAGCAATGTGTGGTTAGAATTTCGTGCCATGCCCTATAGCCAACAACAGTTGCTATTGGTGATTCGTGATGTGAGCCAGTTACGTAAGCTAGAAAAAATGCGCAAACGCTTTGTATCCAATGTTAGCCATGAGTTACGCACACCATTAACAGTAATGCGCGGCTATTTAGAAATGCTCGATCAAGATGAAGTTGACCCAATGATTTGGGGCAAGGCGCGCAATACCATGCTGGACCAAAGTAGCCGCATGGAGAACTTGGTTAATCAGTTACTTACCTTGGCTAAAATCGAATCTGCCTCAGCGGAAGATAATCAAGAGACCATCAACTTCTCAAGCATGGTGGGTAATCTAGAGGCAGAAGTAGCCGGTTTAGCAAAAGGTAAACAATTAAGTTTTAGTTTTGATATTACCCCTGATATAGAGATAAAAGGTGACCGTGAACAGTTACGTAGTGCTTACGGCAACCTAGTGAGCAATGCCATTAAGTACTGTGGTCAACCCGGTGAGATCCATGTGAGTTTATCGCTGATTCCACAGGGCGCGTTGTTTTTGGTTAAAGACTCTGGCCCAGGTATTGAGCGTAAGCACCTACAACGCCTTACCGAACGATTCTATCGCGTTGATAAAGCTCGCTCGCGTGATACCGGTGGCGCTGGCCTTGGTTTATCTATTGTTAAGCATGCGCTACAACACCATGATAGCCAGCTTAAAATAAAGAGTAGTGTGAGCAAAGGCAGTACCTTTAGTTTTATCATTCCCAGAAAATTGTTTATCCAGCAATAA